The following are encoded together in the Lathyrus oleraceus cultivar Zhongwan6 chromosome 3, CAAS_Psat_ZW6_1.0, whole genome shotgun sequence genome:
- the LOC127132262 gene encoding zinc finger A20 and AN1 domain-containing stress-associated protein 6-like: MVPLLCVNGCGFYGSSSNNNLCSKCYNDYLKENIEKSNDESFVFESTSSCSSMTPNTDSICEAMAATSLTDNQNIKTEKNRCKSCNKKVGLLGFNCRCGNVFCKMHRYPEEHACKVDLKKIGRQILDKQNPLCVSDKLEHRV, encoded by the coding sequence ATGGTTCCATTGCTTTGTGTCAATGGTTGTGGTTTCTACGGTTCTTCTTCAAACAACAATCTCTGCTCAAAGTGTTACAATGATTATCTCAAAGAAAACATTGAAAAGTCAAATGATGAAAGCTTTGTTTTTGAATCAACATCTTCTTGTTCTTCAATGACCCCTAATACTGATAGTATCTGTGAGGCTATGGCAGCTACTTCTCTTACCGACAATCAAAACATAAAGACAGAGAAAAATAGGTGCAAGAGTTGCAACAAAAAAGTGGGACTATTAGGATTTAATTGTCGTTGTGGAAATGTATTTTGTAAAATGCATAGATATCCTGAAGAACATGCATGCAAGGTGGATTTAAAGAAGATTGGTCGTCAAATATTAGATAAACAAAATCCTTTATGTGTGAGTGATAAATTAGAACACCGAGTTTAG